The sequence below is a genomic window from Anopheles cruzii chromosome 3, idAnoCruzAS_RS32_06, whole genome shotgun sequence.
tttgactCTTTCCGCCAGCCACTCTTCTTTGCATATGTGAGTGCGAACGTATTCAACCAACCATAACTTTCAATGTCGTGTAATACGGCAAATCAATGTCATAAGAATTTTGTACTCAAACATCAGCTCAGTGGTGAAATGTACAGCTAAGGTCATGCAAAGAGTATGAGTATTGGTCCATTGAAAGTATATTACAACCCGACCGCGTGCATGGCCACAGAGTACAAATGAGAAAGGTCAACAGTCGAGTAGATGATGGTGTCCGACAGCAACACAAACCCACAACACCGCCATTACTGGTCTTGCGCAGTTTGGTTCGATATGTCACACGGTTCAGCCTGTTTGTATTTTGATACTCATCATACTTTTCGCTTTAGTTAGGAAGTGCCGGTACACAAAGTTAATTTGGTGTCACGTTGTTCGTTCTTCTGTAATTTAGCTAGATACTTAAAAAATAACAGTTTGCCAACTTGGTTGTAACAATTAGTCGTGTAGTGTATTGCGCTTGCCGTAGTGATCTAATAAATATGAAGCCGGTGATTTTCTCCATGCCTTTTAGGGAAAAATTACCAAATATTCAGAATGTAGGCAATTCCGATTTATTTCTCATACCGTATGCAATGCAATAAGGTACAACGTTTTACAAGGACTATACATGAAAACCTTTAAATGTGTTCTTGCCTCACAAGTGAAGTGCTTGGCACTTGGCACTTAGTCGCAATTGAAAACTATACAGGAGACGAGCACCGTGCAACAAAACATGTGATGTATTCCTTCAGCCTTGTTTTCGTACAACAAATGAACTGTTAACAACATAACTCAACAAATATGATTTAGTAACCCTTCTGTGTAGTGTTTAATATAGGCAATTAAAAGTGTCTAAGATCATGTTCATGCTTATGCAAACGTATATagaaaaaatgtgttttaacCGGGAGAGTAAAATTGAACATAAATAATTACttgtattgattttttatttgaatagATAATAGAAATAATTGTTTGAATAGATTAAAAGAAAGTATGTACCAAACATTATTCTGAATGTAATGTTTGCTGTGTATGTCAAAGCAAAAGTGAAACGGCTAATGTGTTTAGTTGTACGTGGGAACACTTCTTCATATTATATATTTCTTACTACATCTCCTGTcacacttacttacttactttttAAAGTCAGGGTGATCTAAAAACTGTTACACGATACATTTACCGCATTCGTCTCCTTTTGTCGCTCAAGATAGAGTTGCACAAGAAGGCCATTCGATATACATAAAAGTAACGTACGCGAAGGACAGGTGAAACGTAAGATGGAGAATTGGCTGGTCTGGAGTGGACTGAACATTCTGCAAGCTGCAAGTACGCTGCTCATGCAATCGACTGATGAGGTCAACCACTGATTTAGCTAAAAACGGGCTAAGCGGAGGGCTCAGCGCTTCATAGGGCTGAGAATACGAGGGAAAGAATTGCAAAGGATGGCAACAGACAAGTGTAAAGAAACAGAAGAATAGTGCCGCAaacaaggtttttttttaatttcgaaGACAAAGAAAGACATCAAATGATGTAtgcaaaacaaagaacaatcGAAATATTGCAATGAAAGAGGCAAGACCGAACCGAATTTCAAAGGTTGAAACGCTCCTCTACCAATGAACGTTTGGCAGACAGCTGGCGCGGTTTATTGCTATAGTACGCCGTGTAAGCAGAGCGAAAGGTTGCGTCTACATGTGCTTCAATTACATGTAGCCTCCAATGTAGGGGTAAGTTATTACAAATCACAATTACCAGCTTGCGTTTCAGTTGCTCTCCAGTTGTGTTGCGGAGAGGTTGTGCTTGCCTGTTGTTCGTGTTCGTAACGCATTTGACTGTGCCTCTACGCGATTCGTGAAGGTTCGTCGTTTATGTGCCAAGTTTTTCGTCTCGTTGCACCTTTCGCGTTAGTGTCTATTCCGAAGCGAATATTCCGAACAAATTGAAGCTGTGCTTGAGTAGCTGAATCAAGTATCTATGTGAGCAATAGTGCCATTGTTTCCTGATGTGAATTAGTCTGCTGAAAGTGTTTTTAAACAAGCATTGCATTGTGTACAGATCTAGCAAAACACGAACGCTTTCTACGCCTGATTATTTTAGAACCGCGAATAGTTAACAAATATGGCGTAactaaaaaataaagtaaaaacgGACGGTCACTGAATGGCATTTGTGGTTAAAATGTGATGTGGTGTCTAGTGGTTTTGAACCGTTAACCTACGGTAGTGCTGGTGTAGCGTGTAATGGTGCGAAAGCTATTAGTGTGATGGCGTAATACTATACATAGAAACCGACAGTGCAGATTTGTTACATCGCTTTGcttgaatttttcattcaattcaTTCAGTACAAGCTTGACATATGTGTTTGAAAGCGCGATTGAACCAGTACGTCTAGGAGAAAAGTATAGGAAGTGAATGCAGAGTGAATGCAATGCTGTAAGGTGGAGGAAACTAGTTTTCTGCTTTCTTCCGTATATTATCTCCCGGCAAAGGTAGTGCTTCTCGTATCTCCCAGCTTTCCGTACAGTGGACAGTTGGTGAAAAGAGAGAACTGTTCAAGGAAGTGGTGCGCGGGAATAAGTTGCATATGCAAGATAGTAAGCCCCATCACTAGATAAGGTAAAAATACCGACTCCGGAAATCGTTCGAAAATTCAAGTCACGATCATACTCACAAAATGTcaacgaaaggaaaaccgtTTTCATTCGATCGCACGGATCCGAATCCATCGCGTAAAAAACCATCCATCCGGGCAACGGTTGTGGATGTGGTAGTTTTTCTGCTGACGTCGTTGGGGTATATATTACAGGTAAGAATAATTGAGTTGCAGATCTTTTCATACCCGCTACAAAGatggaaaaaaattaataaatctCGTCTAATGATTTTCATTCTTGCGAAATCCATGCGTAGAATGGTTCTGTGTAGATCTCGCCGTTTTAATCTTCACCAACAAAACTCATTATCCCCCCAAGGTTACTCATGTGGCGTGctacataattttttttaatccttaacaacggactgggccgtgcTCCATCAATAATGCAATAATGAAAACGAAGGTAACTACGGGCAATGTGAAGTACAGCCAACGTTAATGCTACATTGTATTTAAAGCAACTATCGAGCTCAGTAAAATGTAGCATTGTTCAGTTTTGGTCTGTGTTTAAAATGTGTTGTTAAAATGTCTGTTTTCAGCAAAACAACATTTGTTGTGGCTTATAAATTCTATAGACCAGCTGAAATATTCCACACTCGTAGGCAAGGTTCATGTTCTCTGTCCAGTAGTTTCTCAATCTCATCTTAGGCATCTAGGCCCAGTAACACATCTTTTCACTATTAAATTGACTTTTCACTAACTAGATAAATTGAACTATTGAATTCATGTTAATAAGGGTTTAATTCATAATTCAGAAGGATGGATTTATGATTTTGTGAACGAACGTaaatttttatgctcgatcCGCTTGTGAAACATGCCCATTACTATCGCAAACATTATTGCCGAACATATTACATTGGACAACCAGAAATTCAGTGAAAGAATAAGAATTTAGGAGAAATAATAAACCCTTTTTCAAAGCAATCTCTGCGATCATTGCAGACTGAAAATCGACTAAATCTAGTTGGTTGTTACTTGATTGTTACTTGTTATTGCATGCTTGGCACTGTGGAAAAGATATTTTATATCCATTCtgaattattcaaaaattCTATTGAATTACTCAATACCGAGCTGCGTTAACGAGACGTTAAAACAAACGTACCAACAAAAGGTAAACATACACGTATAATGTTATGGACATGGTGATTGTGTAATGTGTGTATCATTGCTTACATGGGTAACAAATCGACCATGCCGattggtttccattttgtcAATTTTCCATGAACATTTTTTCGAGTCGTAGAATCATGACGTTTGTTTTCTCTGCTAATGATTATCTTTTTTCAGGCTATCTACTATCAAATTATCACAGTACAGAAAAAGGACTTGAACGGAGAGATAGCACTTGTGACGGGGGGAGGCGGTGGGCTGGGTCGTTTACTCGCCCTACGACTCATAAAGCTTGGTGCAAAAGTAATACTGTGGGACATCAACCAGGAAGGTAAGCATTACCTCCAAAATTCATTCGACATATTGCTCTGGATGTTGGAACAGACGAGTTTGGAATAGAACAAAACAGAGTTGTTTTACTTTTGAGGTTTACTATTAggtgtgcaaattaattcttgcggttGTACAATACATGACAGATGATTCAgtaaatgtcacaatttttaaaaaatgaaatatgtgtttgatagctactgtcattacgcatctaacgtAGTATAGGTTTATTCATTAGGTTTATCCTTGATAGGTGAAGAGGGAGACGAGTTTGAACTGTTGGTCACCGATTAGTACGTCACAACCCCCCTTTCCTTGGTCCAACGCAATGAATAGGATAAGATATGCCGTTCCCTTGGCCAAAAATGTTGTGTCAAAGTGTTAAGGTAGCTTAGCCGTTATTCCGAAACATACCATGAACCCATATAATTTTACTCTGGTAATATTGTAATGTGCGACCTTCGAATATGATATTCAATCATCTTATCAAAGATCTGCCACATAATGAAGACATGGCTATGGAGTTTACGACgttaaattgaataaaaataaaccgatTCGTCttcacaaaaaagaaattctCTGATTATGCATGGCATCAAGTATCGTTTTTATTTAATGTCACTTTTCTATTCTTCCAAAGCAGTCAATACTTATGTATGGAAATGATTCTACAAATAAAACAAGTCTGATATTTTCCATCTTCATTTAAtacacataaaaaaaacgatggtgCAAAACTATTTCTCCTTCAAAACTGGTTTTTTAGTGCGAAACACGTTACAAAATCTACTTTCAAGAGGTGACAGTCAGAATGAGAAAGGAAAAGAGAAATACGaattgagaaaaaaacaaacaaaagtaatGAAGGCCATGGACCTGGAAAGACGGCAAACAATGTACCATTAATTCAAGgccattaattttgttttcatcgtGAAAGTAAATTGTAATGTTCTCACATCCATAGCAACTTTGTTCCTAACTAGTTGGTAAACCGAGATAAAAAGTATTACTTATGCTTTGATAAATAATGCGAATGCGTTATGAATATCACAAAAGTCAGGAATAATTTTCGTATTTACTTAATTTGccttttaaaatatttaattttaaacgcATAGTCCAACGGCGATGTTCGTTCATTCTTGATGttcctttcctttttattGATATCTCTTTACAGACTGCTAATAAACTATTGTCGGAGACGCCATTAACACTTACAtattgatgttttattttcttcttctcacGTTTCCAATAGCACTGGACGAATCGGTAAAATTGATTCAATCCCTCGGAGGACTCTGCAAAGGTTACAAAGTAGACATATCCAACAAGAATGAAGTTTACAACTATGCCAAAGTATTGCAAGAGGATATCGGAGATGTGAGTATGATAAATTGGCCACCGTACTTTTTTAAAGTTTTGGAAGGCATGTAAAAATGAtcaaaaaattcaattttgtaaAAGGTCCGCCCGTAAAACATATATggttacagtaagcaacaaagattaacattgtctctgttcGCCGGTTGTCGTGCCGGATTAGAAGATTTTCATGTATTGTTAGGCTTCTTTTTAATATGGCACACCAATTTCATTATCATGACTACTGATCTTCATACTGGCTTTGTACATCGTACATAGTTTTGTTACGTTTGTTTACGTGTGAGTCGACGAATCTCGTGCTCAACTTTTCTCTCGCACAGTTTGCTGATTTTGCgatactaggttgttcaataagtttcaaGCTTCTATaagaaaatcatttttttatggtttgaaatacactaaATACACTTTAAATACACTTGAAAACGAGACTCCAacttatgaattccatccctgaagtgagaaactgaaAGGAGTTTAAACTTCGCACTTAaactgttatgacgtcatcatttgatgaaaaccgctttccacgcatgaaattatttaggtctggaaacagattgAATGAAACAATGGATGCTTCAACAATTAGAAGTTTAATTCATAATTTTTTGCTATTGTCAAAAcgctcttgtgacacggtcTTGAAGAAAAAGTATGTTTTTCctctgcaaaccgggtcttttttcatgAAGTTTTTACGTTCTTTTTTCTAAAAgattacaaaaataatcggaatttattgttttaccagtttgtaAAGCAATCCACGaacaaaattattttcacatatCAAAACACTAAtgccttcttggccgatttttGGACacaaactcgtttcggagccgaacAACCAGGTTCACACTAATCTTTGGTCCCAAATTCaaacctcttgttttgattaaggatcatggtgatagaatCAAGTCTCGATAGTAATGAGTCGCTCCttttcctttcgaaaaagctttaAAGCCGCCGAGAAAGTTacattcgaatgtgtttttggtCCATTGTTAATGGATGCGGAATCCATTGTGCACACAGAAACCCGATACTTCAGACAGAATATTGCTTACATTTCTAGACGactttgacgtggatcgtctcGTCGACCtcgtttaaatttaaaaatttttctttcttcaatacttattgaagacgaagagttcttatacaGTCATTacattttcaacatttgttcatctatccaaaaataaaaattcaatcactgcacaatacttgatttttgaATTGTTAAAAAAAGCTGTGACACGTTGATACTAAATGTATtgcaaaaaatgaatgaagaGACGAACTGAAGTGAAACTTCACACACGATTAAGCCGTATTAAAAGTgtaccaataaaaaaaaattgggactagtagcagcaccctctgATAATGAACcgtaaaacttattgaacttATTGAACGTACTTATAAATTGACGATTTACGACTTATGTTGTGCTAAGTTGGAATACAAATACTTTGCGATTCGCCTTTCGACTTGCGAATGTCTAGACGTTTTATGTATTTCCAGGCAATTGTGAAGTTGGTTGGGTCAGTAGTTGTGACACTTTGATGACATGAGGAATGCAACTGGGCAAGCAAATATATATATCTTAATAGGTTTTGCTCGCTCACGTCGCTAATTCTGTTTTGAAATGTTGTCTACGGTCCCTGTTTCTGTGGTAGTCCCTCATTAGCCTATTTTGCCAAACCCATTCTTTTGTATATAGAATTTTCAAGGCATTTGTCAATTCGCGTTAATTCGAAAACACATATTATATTAATAGTTTAGAATTAACTAAAGCAATCGACTTTGCAACAATAGTTTAAGACCAAATTAGGGGTTTCGTATGATCATTCTTTAATTGTttctcatttgttttaatttagttGCTTGCttattaatgtttttgttgtatttattATATAATTCTAGGTGACGTTACTTTTTAATAACGCTGGTGTAGTATCAGGGCGAGCTCTCTTGGACACTCCAGATCATTTAATCGAACGTTCGTTTAACGTAAACGTCATAGCACACTTTTGGGTAAGTTTATTGGAGTGAAATAGTTTCTTCTGACTGTAGGATGACCAGTTGGTTACTAGAGCGAATCCTCCCTGTTATGTCGTTGTTAGCGCTAACCTTTCGTTCTAGTTACGTGAAGCTCGAGacgacttcgaactttcggtAACTTTTAAGTACGTCACCTCCACGTATACTGTCCGATGTTGTTGGCAAAGTTGCTGATAGTAACAACATAAGTTTCATCTTGCTTTCGTTTACCTGTAATACTGATTCGGATTGCATGCAGCTTGCTCAATCCATAAGTAAGCCTTAGTCCATTCCATTAGTATTCCATTAGGTTCCATTAGGTCCATTAGTAAGCCTAGCTACATGGGCCAGCCTTCGATCGATAATGCcatcagcataggccaggatctggttGAACTTATAGTAGATGATCTCTAGGGGTTTCGCTTCAGAGTTCTGGATGGCCCGCTGTAGCCCGTTGTGGGTAAGGAGATGTAGACCGTCAACGATCCCTTTGAACAATCCCTTTTTTCGTGAAGGGATTACAGGGCTTGCCCTCCATTTCACATGGCTTGTGTCTTTGGTCGTGGTCGTTCtaacaagtctggtaagttAGGACGTCATTCCGAAACTAACCATGGTCTCATACAGTTTTACTCTGGGTATGCTATCATATGCGcccttgaaatcgatgaaggGGTGGAAAGAGTTCTTACGAAACTCAATCACTTTCCAAGGATCTGCCGCATGGTGAAAATGTTATCAGTGTTAAAGTTTCTTCTTCGGAGTCCACCTTGGTAAAATAGTTGGCAACTATCTCGTCAACGTATGGGACGAGTTAAGATTTATTTACTGCTGATGAACAATATTTCGAACTAATAAAACAATCTATTTTTATACCACTTCCGCAACCTTCGATAACTAGACAACCAAGGCCTTCCTACCAGCAATGCTGAAACACGACCACGGACATATCATAACAATTGCGTCTCTCGCCGGTCATGTAGGGATTTCAAAGTTGGTAGATTATTGTTCGAGTAAATTTGCTGCGGTAAGTATAGTAATTGAAGATGTACGATGCTATGCTGTTATAGCAAAAAATTAAGAATGAATTAGTGTGGAAAAAATACTATACCTTTGATTATTTCTACTTAGGTCGGTTTCGATGAAGCATTACGATTGGAGCTTGAACACCTTGGCGCACAAGGTGTTTTCACAACTGTGATTTGTCCATATTTCATACAGTCTACCGGAATGTTTGACGACGTAAATTCAAGGTGATTTTGACATTATGATGACATTAATCTTAGTTGATAGGTATAAGCATAAGTATGCGTAAGTAAATGTAGGAGTTTACAGGAAAAATACAATCACTAAGTTCAAAATGTGCGATATGATGAGAGGATTAGATTATCGTTTCTTTCATACACTAATAatttgtaaaatgtaaaatcaTGCAGTTTCTTATAGCTTACAAATTTAGTGGTTTATGGATTACGCATCATTAACAATATGATTAACAGCAAATAAGTGTTATGTTGTCCATATCTGTCTTAAAACTGATCACGCAAATCTTAAAATTATTATAATAAGTAGTTACAATCTATTTGAGTAATGTATAATGGCACTGCAATAACGAATCCATGAACAACTGCTGACAACAAGTCGAAAACGAGGAGAACATTCAAACATGTTTTGATGCAACGGCAAGCCTGAAAAGTAAATCTGTTGTTTCAGATGGGTCCCAACACTCGACTCCAACGAAGTAGCAGATAAAATAATTGAAGGCGTACAAAGAAATGACAAATACGTCATCATTCCAGGGTATTTACGGCTTATGCTAGCTATCAAATGGTAAGTACAACTTATTATAATGAGCTTCATACTTAAGATACCAGAACTGAATTTCTCTTCATTTGTAAAGGGTGTTTCCTTGGGGATGCAACTCCGGATTCTTGAGACGATTAGTACCAGATGCCGCACCACAATACAGCATAACTCCCTTGAGCAGCCCGGATTGTGATAAGTTCAATAGCACGGAAAGCCCGCTATCCagtgataataataatacgaCGAAATCAACTCCACTACTCGTTCATCGACAATATACAGGCGAACGTGTGCTTTAAATTGCCTGCTGGGACTGCCTGTGAAATTATTCTTTTAATACTTGTTGGTGTTTAGAAAGAGTAATCCAgcaattttattgtttgaaaatttcaaAAGAATAGTGTCCATATTTCTCATTGTATTTTTAAATGGATTTCAATTCCGGTCTTTAGCTCGGCTCCCGGACTTAGGGAAAAACAAAGATATTACTGTACAgtttgttgaaattgaaaaagggCCACAGCGGCGAAAGGGGAAGACGGGGTGGGACAGGAATGAAAACGGTTTATGTACTCAACAGTAAGTCGGTACCAGTACAGGTCCAGTGAATAAGTTAAAACATGTAATAAATGGCTAAACAAAAGATGAATCGAGTTTCCTatcttacttacttatccggctacaaccgccgagcggtctttgcctaTTTCAaggaacttttccaccgcttGCGGTCGAGAGGGTTCGTCCACCAAGTATgaataccggccgatatcgcgtctcggtcgacgcaatctctccatctcacacggggcctaccacgcccgctctgtccctctggacggcctaagaggactttacgggctggttcgtcgtccgccattctcatgacatgaccagcccaccggagcctggcgagacgcacacgctgcacgacagtgaggtcgtcgtcgtacattgcgtacagctcgctgttgtagcggcacgtacggggccaaatatcaatctgagcatcttcctctcggacgcggacGAGTTTCCTATCGAATACGAGAAATATCAATTCGATCAAACATCATGGCGATGGCTGTTCATATTTTGGTTCTCGTGAATTGGATTTCGAATGGTTCACCACGTAATTACTAGGCctactttttatttattcgagTTCGGAGCGTCCAGAGAACttgttgttctttttattGAAGCTTCTTTCACCTGTTGCGTCCACAAAAGAGAGCGCGTCTCgaaagcggcccttttttcagcatttttcattgtatttgacaacatttcgtgcttaatagcagcaatttccgctgtgatatTAGCTTTTAGTTCTTCAGTGGTCTTCGCTTGGctggcttcttcttctttttttggcgctacaaccgctgagcagtcttggcctggcaccagagacaatgctaatctctgatgctcttctgtaacatttaatttttacggacgggattgttagccccgcgccaacccccctgtcacgccggtatcgggaatcgaaaccatggccggttgagtgacaaccgatcccgggattcgaaacccaggccagctgcgtgacagcgaagagcactaccgactgctctatcagcggggggcTTGGCTGGCTTGCTGCTCTGTAAAAACTTGCTCTGCAAAAACTTCATAGAAGCAATAGTGGTGTGATAAGATGCGCCGTCTTGTTGAAAATAGAAGGTCGTCAGACCGTGTTTATGCATTCCCTGATAAACAAAGTGCGCCAACATCCAACAAGGCTGCAAGCAGGCTCCTTGTTACGTCATCGTTAGTTCTAACATTTGTTCCTTCAGCAGGTGACATTGGAAAAGAAATTGTTTTGGTAGCCTGCTACCTTCTTTTTCTTATGAATTCGTTTCTCTAATTGCAATTCTTTTACGTTTCGTCACAACTGTACACTCAGCGTCGAACGAGCCAGAACTGGTCTTACCAAGACGCGTGCCCAAGGCTTCCTGGGGACAGTTTCTGAAGCATGTTCTTAGAGCGCTCCATCTCTCGGCCGTAGTTATTTCTTCGTTTAGTGGTTGCATGGCCACTCGGTGATGGCCTGTTTGTACAACTCTTGCAACCATACTTGTTTCAGGGAGTCCGTATTGAAACGAGTCTGCGTGTTATTCCTGCCCTTTGTATTTTGACGAGTTATTCTATATCACTTTCACGACCTTTTATTGATTATTCATGTgttattgtgtgtgttgtattCATGTGTGTTATATTCATCAGtacttaattttatttaccaaTACATAATattatattaattttatttgagTTCTTGGTTGTTCAAATcataatatatattttttataattttgtaTCTAACAGTCAACCTTATAAAGTTTTTTGGTTTTAGAGCatctttttctgtttattaGTGCAGtagttgttttcttttttaatcttagaagaacggaccgagTCTTATTTATCAGTAGTTGTTCtttttgttacaaaaataaCTGTCTTCCTAATTTTCCGTTTACGCTGGATACAATTTAAACAAGTCTCCGTCGAATCATAAAATTTGAACTTAAGCACTCTTAGTCAGTTTGAAGTTTAAACGTTCTCAACGCACTTTAAATAGAAAACAGTTAGTTTAGctaacaaaatgaaaaaactCTTTGTGTTTACCAGATTTGTACGGAGTATGACGACAGAATTGCAAAAAGACACGTGAACGGCTCGAACCACAAACTCGACTTCTAGTGTAATTAATATTCCAATTAATAATTGTAAAGTAACGTGTAGCGATTGTACGCGGATATCATATCGCTTTTTAACTGCATCATCAACAGTCGTAGTTCTAGTGAACGCAGTTTTTTCTCGTCGGTGCTGCTTCTAGGATGGTTCAATATTTTCGAAACAAGGCTAACACGTACAAAACTCTGTTCATTTTGGTAAATTGCTCttgaagaaataataatactaaTACTTGTATAATAATTTCTCTAAGTGTTTTATAAGACGGTTGATTCCATTTCTGGGGGAACTTTAAACTCACTAATTGGGGACTTGTAAATAGGACTTTGTTCGCGGTATTGGGTATGCTGCTCCCTTTCCTCCTCAAATTTCGCAAACATTCTTCGATCGTCGTATGTAATCTTCAATCGGTAGCAAAGCAGAAACATCAGACCAccgatgaaaattgaaattgcaaTAGTTAAACCTGCAGTAACCAAATCAACCTGTTTGCAAATTATATCTTGTACTTTGAGCAAAGTGAGCTGATTTTCAATAAGTTCATACGAGTATTTGTAATCGCAAACATTCTCTTCGTGGCTAAATCGAAACGTACAGTTGTGCGAAGctaaaaataaagaacataCTGAATAACAAAGCTGTCTTGCGTGGAAGAAATATATTCGCAAATAAATTCATGTCTTACCATCCACTGTTTTTACGAAGTCTACCTTGTAAAGGCCAATTTTCTCACGACACCGCATGTCGAAGTCCTTGCAAACGAGatcattttttgtgtgcaCTGCACACCGAACGCATTCTTCATAATGCGAGCAAAGCGTTGATTGTTCACCGACTTTAGTTTCGcaatattggccaaaaaatgtTTCGTTACAATTACAACGACCACAGTCACAAAACCCGTGATTAGAACAAATAGCGCTACTAAGCGGTGCTTTGCAAGTGCTGGTTTCTGTCGAACACTCACAATTGTCACCACGCCAAGAATCATAGCAACTACATTTGCCACAAGCACAAACTCCGTGATCCTGACCTCCACATACTTTGCCGTCCATTCTGAAAGAAAACAGTCATGTTCAAAAGATTATGAATTTTGctgtttgaattttaaagcAAGCTTATCAGAACATTACTATAACCTTTAACGACACCTTATTGGATGCGCATTAAACAGTAGGTTGTTGTGAATTATGAttgatggtttgtttgatGTACTTACATGGTACAGTTTGTACATTCGCAATGATCCCCCGTGTAGCCTGGATTGCAAATACACTGTCCGCACACACATTCACCACGATCAGAACAAACAGGACCACTCTGTAACTCATCCTTGTCAATAGGCGCCACACACTGCTCAAAGAGTTCTTTGCGGTTTAAAGAATTCTGCAAGTTGCACTCGCACGTTTTTCCGATCCTTAAAAGACAACATGGAGTCCTTTATTCTTTGAAAACCTTTAAAAATGTT
It includes:
- the LOC128274612 gene encoding short-chain dehydrogenase/reductase family 16C member 6, translating into MSTKGKPFSFDRTDPNPSRKKPSIRATVVDVVVFLLTSLGYILQAIYYQIITVQKKDLNGEIALVTGGGGGLGRLLALRLIKLGAKVILWDINQEALDESVKLIQSLGGLCKGYKVDISNKNEVYNYAKVLQEDIGDVTLLFNNAGVVSGRALLDTPDHLIERSFNVNVIAHFWTTKAFLPAMLKHDHGHIITIASLAGHVGISKLVDYCSSKFAAVGFDEALRLELEHLGAQGVFTTVICPYFIQSTGMFDDVNSRWVPTLDSNEVADKIIEGVQRNDKYVIIPGYLRLMLAIKWVFPWGCNSGFLRRLVPDAAPQYSITPLSSPDCDKFNSTESPLSSDNNNTTKSTPLLVHRQYTGERVL